Below is a genomic region from Telmatobacter sp. DSM 110680.
TCACGTTGCCGACTGCACTCAACGTATTGATGTTTGCGCCAAGCGTTCCGCGGTCGGCAGCGACGGTCTTAATTGCTGTGTTGATCAACGAGAGAGCGGCCTGTGCTCCGGATGCGCTTGCAAGACTTGTAGCGGCGTTCCCTCCTGTCGGGGTAAACGAAGTCGTAGCAGCAGTCGTACCAAGGTCATACATGTTCCCTGCACCGTCCGTGTAAACCGCGTCGCCCGCAGTAATCGCGTTACCTGCATAATCTGTTCCGGCAACAGATGCGGCAGCAATATCAGATCCTGTTATGTCTCTCGCGGAATATGCACCAGAAGTTCCTGAAAATGCAAAAGCAGTTGTACCAGTGGAAGCACCTACAACACCCAGAGCAGTCAGATCGTAAGTTGGGTTGCTGCCGGAGCCATCTGTCATCACGAGATCATTCGCTCCAATGGTATTTCCGAGCGAATCCATTCCACCCGATCCCGTCCCTACTGCGGTGTTACCAACCACCACGTTAAGCACGGTGCCTCCCAGGCCGATGGCCCCTGCGCTAAAGGCACCTAACGCCGCACCAGCGTAGGTTTGAGTTGTGCTACCGTCGGAAGTATAGACGTTAGCAGCATTGTTGAAGACGTTGATGCCGTTATATTCCGTGTTTGTCCCGATAGTGTTGATCTCTGTCAAAATCTTTTGATACTCAGAATCCGCTGCACCCTGTTGAGTTCCATTCAGCGTTCCGTTTGACGCCTCTGTCGCCAACGTAATAGACCGGTTGAGCAGGCTGGTGACCTGAGACAATGCTCCGTCAGCCACTTGCAAGAAATCAACGCCTTCCGACGCGTTCTTGGCAGACTGGGTAAGCGCTGTGGACGAAGCTTGGAGACCGTTGGCCAATGAAAGGCCGGCAGCGTCATCGGCGCCGGAGTTGATGCGCGATCCAGAAGACAACTGTTGAAGGGTTTTGGACAGAGAAGCCTGCGTATTACTCAGATTGTTCTGTGCATAGATTGCAGAAATGTTATTCAGGACACCCAAAGCCATTGAAGTTCTCCTTTTGAGCTAACTGATTCGGGTTCCCTGCTTCGGGTGTCTTTCCGGGACGCTTCAGTTCTTGCCGCCCGCCGGATCACCTTGGAGTAGGAACCACGTCGCTCACTGGCTTCATCGGCGACCCTTCGATGGACTTTACAGATTTTTTCAAGAGATCTAGCGATTGTCGTTCCAGTTATCTTCCCGCCATCTCTTGCCGATAAGAAGGTGAGAGATTCGCCATAGGACCGTGTCGCCATGATCGAACTTACGCGCCTTAATGGCACTCCGATGCTGCTGAACAGCGACCTGATCAAAACCGCGGAGGCTTCTCCTGACACCATGCTTACTTTGATCAATGGAGAGAAACTAATTGTGCGCGAAGGGCTGAGCGACGTGCTTGATCGCGTATTGGCGTACCGGGCAGTCTTGCTGGCCACCGTTGCCAGAAAGCTTTCGCCGGTCGATACCCTGCGGCGTGCCTCGGCCTTAACGAGCCTTGAGTTCGCCAGCGAATTAGGTGACCCTGATTCGTGCCCCGATCCCATTGATTCGTGCATTGAACAACAGCACGAGGATAAGGGTCTATGAACACTCAAAGTCACAACCGCATCATCCCTGAGGTGTGATGCATGGATAAGGGAAGCATTGGCGGTGTAATGCTGGCGATCTTCGGTATTATGGCGGGTCTCTGGATGGAGGGGGGCAAGATCAGCCAGATCCTTCAGCCGACCGCCGCCCTTATCGTCTTCGGAGGGACTATGGGAGCGGTCCTCCTGCAGTTTCCATTGAGCACGGTCGCAGCCGCTTTCCGCAGTATGGCGCAAGTGTTTGTTGCTCCCCAGAAGGAGAACCATGAACTCATCCAACTTCTCATTTCAATTGCAAACAAGGCGCGCCGCGATGGAGTGGTTTCGTTAGACGCTGATCTCACTCAGATTACAGATCCATTTCTAAGGCAGTCGCTGATGTTGGCTGTGGATGGAA
It encodes:
- a CDS encoding flagellin encodes the protein MALGVLNNISAIYAQNNLSNTQASLSKTLQQLSSGSRINSGADDAAGLSLANGLQASSTALTQSAKNASEGVDFLQVADGALSQVTSLLNRSITLATEASNGTLNGTQQGAADSEYQKILTEINTIGTNTEYNGINVFNNAANVYTSDGSTTQTYAGAALGAFSAGAIGLGGTVLNVVVGNTAVGTGSGGMDSLGNTIGANDLVMTDGSGSNPTYDLTALGVVGASTGTTAFAFSGTSGAYSARDITGSDIAAASVAGTDYAGNAITAGDAVYTDGAGNMYDLGTTAATTSFTPTGGNAATSLASASGAQAALSLINTAIKTVAADRGTLGANINTLSAVGNVMTMQSTNTLAAENDVTATDYGQATSDMSKFQILSQTGIAALSQANQSQQLITKLLQ
- a CDS encoding flagellar FlbD family protein yields the protein MIELTRLNGTPMLLNSDLIKTAEASPDTMLTLINGEKLIVREGLSDVLDRVLAYRAVLLATVARKLSPVDTLRRASALTSLEFASELGDPDSCPDPIDSCIEQQHEDKGL